In Camelina sativa cultivar DH55 chromosome 16, Cs, whole genome shotgun sequence, a single window of DNA contains:
- the LOC109129428 gene encoding uncharacterized protein LOC109129428, protein MAASPKLLLYSGTRLSDPSQFRMVVGSLQYLAFTRPDISYDVNRLSQFMHRSTTDHWQAAKRVLCYLSGTITHGIFLPSNNALVLRAFSDTDWAGDTDDYVSTNAYLGDQAVSWSSKKQHGVARSSIEAEYREIANASTEIRWICNLLSELRIHIPTAHVQSGALKVSHVSAKDQLADALTKPLPRASFLHACSKIGVTKVPLS, encoded by the exons ATGGCTGCATCACCTAAGCTGCTTCTCTATTCTGGTACTCGTTTAAGTGATCCTTCTCAGTTTCGAATGGTAGTGGGGAGTCTTCAGTATCTTGCTTTCACCAGGCCGGACATCTCCTATGATGTCAACAGACTGTCTCAGTTCATGCATCGATCGACCACTGATCACTGGCAAGCGGCCAAAAGAGTACTTTGTTATCTGTCTGGCACTATAACCCATGGTATTTTCTTACCCTCCAACAATGCTCTTGTTCTTCGTGCATTTTCTGACACAGATTGGGCGGGTGACACAGACGATTACGTTTCCACCAATGCGTATCTTGGAGATCAAGCAGTGTCCTGGTCTTCAAAGAAACAACATGGTGTTGCTCGGTCCTCTATTGAAGCCGAGTATAGAGAGATTGCCAATGCTTCTACAGAGATTCGATGGATTTGTAATCTGTTGAGTGAACTGCGCATTCACATTCCCACCGCTCAT GTACAGTCTGGTGCTCTGAAGGTCTCACATGTTTCTGCTAAGGATCAACTCGCTGATGCCTTAACCAAACCTCTACCGAGAGCTTCTTTTCTTCATGCTTGTTCCAAGATTGGAGTCACCAAGGTCCCTCTATCTTGA
- the LOC104749382 gene encoding diphthamide biosynthesis protein 2 yields MELEFESRYEINRTVEFIISKSFSRIALQFPDELLKESTKVVSALKSKTRLLTDREVRFFVMADTTYGSCCIDEVGALHIDADCVVHYGQTCLSPTSVLPAFFVFGKAPMNVSSCVKHLIDYASQSDKPIMILYGLEYAHMIPHIREELGLSKTESHQLKFSVANVLCSFISPSKDPRESMEHPRPYCDSLSSSRNYRMGGLTWDLPEGSKIEDYLLFWIGSDSSAFANVVLTFNGCDIVRYDAEDDSLVTEFYQQRRILQRRYYLVEKAKDANIVGILVGTLGVAGYLHMIHHMQALISAAGKKSYILAMGRPNPAKLANFPECDVFIYISCAQTALLDSKEFMSPVITPFEANLAFSRGSEWTGAYLMQFQDVINSVKLESEAHSESEEPRFSFFQGGYVEDHKTNDQAKNGEEDTGETMALVQIAEKALQLKGNDHNLLTKQTTAKSGPEYFLSRAYRGLEINSDNTSPEPYIVGRSGKASGYKHE; encoded by the exons ATGGAGTTGGAGTTTGAATCAAGGTATGAGATTAATCGTACTGTGGAGTTCATTATCAGCAAAAGCTTCAGCAGAATTGCTTTACAG TTTCCGGATGAGTTGTTAAAGGAATCAACTAAGGTCGTGAGTGCTCTTAAGAGCAAAACTCGTTTGCTTACCGACAGAGAAGTCAGGTTCTTTGTTATGGCGGACACAACTTACGGTAGTTGCTGCATTGATGAAGTTGGAGCTTTGCATATTGACGCAGACTGTGTTGTTCATTACGGTCAAACATGTCTAAGCCC gacaTCGGTTCTTCCAGCATTCTTCGTTTTCGGGAAAGCTCCGATGAACGTCTCAAGCTGCGTTAAGCATCTGATAGATTATGCGTCACAGAGCGATAAGCCTATTATG ATTCTTTATGGACTAGAATACGCCCATATGATTCCGCATATCCGAGAAGAATTAGGATTATCAAAGACTGAATCTCATCAGTTGAAGTTCTCTGTAGCCAATGTCTTGTGTTCATTTATTAGTCCATCCAAAGACCCTAGAGAATCCATGGAGCATCCGAGACCATATTGTGATAGCTTATCCTCATCTAGAAACTATAGAATGGGAGGGCTAACTTGGGACTTGCCAGAAGGAAGCAAAATCGAGGACTATCTACTTTTCTGGATCGGTTCTGACAGTTCAGCTTTCGCCAATGTAGTACTGACCTTCAATGGTTGTGACATAG TCAGATATGATGCTGAAGACGATTCTTTGGTGACGGAATTTTATCAACAAAGAAGGATACTTCAGCGACG ATATTACTTGGTGGAAAAAGCCAAGGATGCGAATATTGTAGGTATTTTGGTAGGGACTCTTGGTGTTG CTGGTTACCTTCATATGATTCACCATATGCAAGCACTCATATCTGCAGCTGGCAAAAAATCTTACATTCTTGCCATGGGACGACCTAATCCGGCCAAACTCGCAAACTTCCCCGAG TGCGATGTATTCATCTACATCTCATGTGCCCAAACCGCTCTTTTAGATAGCAAAGAGTTCATGTCCCCTGTCATAACTCCGTTCGAAGCCAATCTTGCTTTTAGCAG AGGGAGTGAATGGACTGGTGCATACCTAATGCAATTCCAAGACGTGATCAACTCTGTAAAATTAGAATCAGAAGCACATAGCGAATCAGAGGAGCCACGGTTCTCCTTCTTTCAGGGTGGTTACGTAGAAGATCACAAGACAAACG ATCAAGCTAagaatggagaagaagacaCAGGAGAGACAATGGCATTGGTACAAATTGCAGAGAAAGCATTGCAATTGAAAGGCAATGATCATAACTTGCTCACTAAACAAACCACTGCAAAATCAGGACCCGAGTATTTCCTCAGCCGTGCTTATCGCGGTTTGGAGATAAATAGTGATAATACTTCGCCGGAGCCTTACATAGTCGGGAGAAGCGGGAAGGCGTCAGGATACAAGCACGAGTAG